In a single window of the Armatimonadota bacterium genome:
- a CDS encoding cold-shock protein: MATGTVKWFNAEKGYGFITPDDGGRDLFVHYTGIEGTGYRTLNEGQKVEYEATQGQKGPQATRVRVIG; encoded by the coding sequence ATGGCAACCGGGACTGTGAAGTGGTTCAACGCCGAGAAGGGGTACGGCTTCATCACCCCTGACGACGGCGGCCGGGATCTCTTTGTCCATTACACAGGGATCGAAGGAACCGGCTATCGCACGCTCAACGAGGGACAGAAGGTCGAGTACGAGGCCACGCAGGGACAGAAGGGGCCTCAGGCCACACGCGTCCGCGTTATCGGGTAG